In one Micromonospora polyrhachis genomic region, the following are encoded:
- a CDS encoding UDP-glucose dehydrogenase family protein, translating into MISVVGCGYLGVTHAAGMAELGHDVIAVDVDAAKISALASGRVPFFEPGLDELVGRHLASGRLRFTTSYEEAATADVHFICVGTPQQSNGTSADLSHLDAVVEQLGPHLVSECLVVGKSTVPVGTAARLAAKLHAVAPAGENVSVAWNPEFLSEGKAISDTLHPERLVLGVPHARAEQMLREVYARIIDAGVPVVVADLPTAEVIKSAANSFMATKLSFINAISEFCDASGADITVVTQALAYDTRIGGKFFTSGLGFGGGCVSKDIRALLARADELGVGHALAFLAEIDAVNMRCRDRVVELLRKQCGGSFTGRRIAVLGAAFKPGTDDIRDSPALHVANVIHREDGEVAVYDPRAMDNARRAFPELGYAPTLLDAVRGADAVALLTDWDEFAVADPYLLGEEVKQRNVVDARHLLDTAGWQAAGWNYAAPGRPALQQRVPAPSI; encoded by the coding sequence GTGATCTCCGTAGTGGGATGCGGGTATCTGGGCGTCACGCACGCCGCGGGCATGGCGGAACTCGGGCACGACGTGATCGCCGTCGACGTCGACGCCGCCAAGATCTCGGCGCTGGCCAGCGGCCGTGTGCCGTTCTTCGAGCCCGGCCTCGACGAACTGGTCGGCCGGCATCTCGCCTCAGGAAGACTGCGGTTCACCACGTCGTACGAGGAGGCCGCGACCGCCGACGTCCACTTCATCTGCGTCGGCACGCCCCAGCAGAGCAACGGCACCAGCGCCGACCTGAGCCATCTGGACGCCGTGGTCGAGCAGTTGGGCCCGCACCTGGTAAGCGAGTGCCTCGTCGTCGGAAAATCGACGGTTCCGGTGGGTACCGCAGCGCGTCTGGCCGCCAAGCTCCACGCCGTCGCTCCGGCCGGCGAGAACGTGTCGGTCGCCTGGAACCCCGAGTTTCTCAGCGAGGGCAAGGCGATCTCCGACACGCTGCACCCCGAACGGCTCGTCCTCGGCGTCCCGCATGCCCGGGCCGAGCAGATGCTGCGGGAGGTCTACGCCCGGATCATCGACGCGGGAGTTCCCGTGGTCGTGGCGGACCTGCCCACCGCCGAAGTGATCAAATCGGCGGCGAATTCCTTCATGGCCACCAAACTCTCGTTCATCAACGCGATATCCGAGTTCTGCGACGCGAGTGGCGCCGACATCACGGTCGTCACCCAGGCACTCGCGTACGACACGCGAATCGGCGGCAAGTTCTTCACCTCGGGGCTCGGATTCGGTGGCGGCTGCGTTTCCAAGGACATCCGGGCACTCCTGGCCCGAGCGGACGAACTGGGGGTCGGCCACGCGCTGGCCTTCCTCGCCGAGATAGACGCGGTGAACATGCGCTGCCGCGACCGGGTGGTGGAACTCCTTCGCAAGCAGTGCGGTGGATCCTTCACCGGCCGACGTATAGCGGTCCTCGGGGCCGCCTTCAAGCCGGGCACCGACGACATCCGGGACTCCCCCGCGCTGCATGTGGCGAATGTGATCCACCGCGAGGACGGCGAGGTCGCCGTCTACGACCCTCGGGCGATGGACAATGCTCGGCGGGCATTCCCGGAGTTGGGCTACGCGCCCACGCTGTTGGACGCCGTGCGGGGTGCAGACGCCGTCGCCCTGCTCACCGACTGGGACGAGTTCGCGGTAGCCGATCCGTACCTCCTCGGCGAGGAGGTCAAACAGCGCAACGTCGTCGACGCGCGCCACCTGCTCGACACGGCCGGGTGGCAGGCGGCCGGCTGGAACTACGCAGCGCCCGGACGCCCCGCACTCCAGCAGCGAGTGCCCGCGCCGTCGATCTAG
- a CDS encoding IS982 family transposase — protein MTADINTLLTALYVFVDDHLVPRRRRPGRPQQLSDAELVCLMITQVLFDFPRERHWIRWAGTHLQGMFPYLPTASGYGKRVRGSGQLIATVLRALAQVTPSSAPILRLIDSTPVPCGTSRETTKRSDLAGHASYGYSASHSRYFWGMRLYLLATAEGMPVLWCLANPKLDEREVMAALIEADHHLIADGQVILADRGFASPEFDQFCDLRSIHLVRPKRANATADAPRTPAEKALLRARQWIESIFQSLKGQLSLERHGARRHDGLFARVGQRLLALAAVIWHNTNIGAPNPRSLIAYDH, from the coding sequence GTGACAGCTGACATCAACACCCTTCTGACCGCACTGTACGTGTTCGTAGACGATCACCTGGTACCGCGTCGCCGCCGTCCCGGCCGGCCCCAGCAGTTGTCCGACGCCGAACTGGTCTGCCTGATGATCACCCAGGTCCTGTTCGACTTCCCTCGTGAACGGCACTGGATCCGCTGGGCCGGCACCCACCTGCAAGGCATGTTCCCGTACCTGCCGACCGCGTCCGGCTACGGCAAACGGGTCCGCGGCAGCGGTCAGCTCATCGCCACCGTGCTCCGGGCCCTGGCCCAGGTCACCCCTTCGAGTGCCCCGATCCTCAGGTTGATCGACTCCACCCCGGTACCGTGCGGCACCTCACGGGAGACCACGAAACGTTCGGACCTGGCCGGGCATGCCAGCTACGGCTACAGCGCCTCACACTCCCGCTACTTCTGGGGCATGCGCCTGTATCTACTGGCCACAGCCGAGGGCATGCCCGTGCTGTGGTGCCTGGCCAACCCGAAACTCGACGAACGGGAGGTGATGGCCGCCCTCATCGAGGCCGACCACCACCTGATCGCCGACGGGCAGGTCATCCTGGCCGACCGTGGCTTCGCCAGCCCGGAGTTCGACCAGTTCTGCGACCTGCGCAGCATCCACCTGGTCCGCCCGAAACGCGCCAACGCCACAGCCGACGCCCCACGCACCCCGGCCGAGAAAGCCCTGCTCCGCGCCCGCCAATGGATCGAGTCGATCTTCCAGAGCCTGAAAGGCCAGCTCTCCCTGGAACGACACGGAGCCCGCCGACACGACGGCCTGTTCGCCCGCGTCGGTCAACGCCTACTCGCCCTGGCCGCCGTGATCTGGCACAACACCAACATCGGCGCACCCAACCCAAGATCACTCATCGCATACGACCATTGA